The following proteins are co-located in the Manihot esculenta cultivar AM560-2 chromosome 9, M.esculenta_v8, whole genome shotgun sequence genome:
- the LOC110622730 gene encoding agamous-like MADS-box protein AGL8 homolog: protein MTRKKVKLVWIVNDAARKASLKKRRVGLLKKVSELTTLCGVNAFAIIYSPDEPEPMVWPSPPEVEQLIMRYESIPEVERCKKMTNQESYLKERMAKSQEHCRKNHMKNREYELVYLMDRLRRDNEMDSFEVTELQAFIWLLEEKMRELRKRSEYFQQVPPLPSYPFPPPPPLPLPMSPHGDVIMEEMGQEGGGGGSGGELMRFNPQEALMWDQWFIDMMNNNENIAGGGSGTNLPQGLNFPGFPGGGGGFDMGVYPGRFGDSSAGNIVGMGLPQGNMNIGMNPFELGMPPYVNPFGLGLHPPPQNFAGSNSTNVFGLGLPPPPPPPENFAGSSSANIFGLGPPPPHPENFAGSSSANVFGLGLPPRPPAPAPDSTTGESPTAAGGDLGLPGFLPAGTDTDLPSGYYNETLTKLVRDFELDEESAV from the coding sequence atgaCGAGAAAGAAGGTTAAGCTTGTGTGGATAGTGAATGATGCTGCGAGAAAGGCCAGCCTGAAGAAAAGGCGAGTTGGCTTGCTGAAAAAAGTGAGTGAACTCACCACCTTGTGCGGTGTTAATGCTTTTGCCATCATCTATAGCCCAGATGAACCAGAGCCTATGGTGTGGCCATCGCCACCGGAGGTGGAGCAGCTGATTATGAGATACGAAAGCATTCCGGAGGTGGAGCGGTGCAAAAAGATGACGAATCAAGAAAGTTATCTAAAGGAGAGGATGGCCAAATCGCAGGAACATTGCAGGAAGAATCATATGAAGAACAGGGAGTATGAGTTGGTCTACCTCATGGACCGACTTCGTCGTGATAATGAAATGGATTCTTTTGAGGTGACTGAACTTCAGGCTTTCATTTGGCTGTTGGAGGAGAAAATGAGGGAGTTAAGAAAAAGATCCGAGTATTTTCAACAAGTTCCTCCTCTTCCATCTTAcccttttcctcctcctcctcctcttccgcTTCCGATGTCTCCTCATGGGGATGTTATTATGGAAGAGATGGGCCAAGAAGGAGGAGGTGGTGGTTCTGGTGGAGAGCTTATGAGGTTTAATCCTCAAGAAGCTTTAATGTGGGATCAGTGGTTCATTGATATGATGAACAATAACGAAAATATTGCTGGTGGCGGCAGTGGAACCAACCTCCCACAAGGGTTGAACTTCCCCGGATTtcctggtggtggtggtggttttGATATGGGTGTTTACCCTGGGCGTTTTGGAGATAGCAGCGCCGGCAACATCGTCGGCATGGGACTCCCTCAGGGGAACATGAATATTGGTATGAATCCTTTTGAGCTGGGAATGCCTCCTTATGTCAATCCTTTTGGGCTGGGGCTGCACCCTCCTCCTCAAAATTTTGCAGGCAGTAACAGTACAAATGTTTTTGGGCTGGGACTGCCtcctccacctcctcctccagaaAATTTTGCCGGCAGTAGCAGTGCAAATATTTTTGGGCTGGGGCCGCCTCCTCCTCATCCTGAAAATTTTGCAGGCAGTAGCAGTGCAAATGTTTTTGGGCTGGGGCTGCCTCCTCGTCCTCCTGCTCCTGCTCCCGACAGCACTACTGGAGAAAGCCCCACTGCAGCCGGAGGCGACCTAGGGCTTCCTGGATTCTTGCCCGCTGGGACTGACACAG